One Amaranthus tricolor cultivar Red isolate AtriRed21 chromosome 1, ASM2621246v1, whole genome shotgun sequence DNA window includes the following coding sequences:
- the LOC130799115 gene encoding uncharacterized protein LOC130799115: MRGEINGLKTLIMNDNPRAYYIHCFAHQLQLTLVAVAKKNVNCTWLVDVLANLLNVVGASCKRRDLIRKHQAQVVAQALEVGEIESGSGLNQERGLSRLGDTRWGSHYKCLISIINLFPSIVKVLEEIGENGSPDDKLKAQVVLGSLESFDFIFMAYFMLTIFGYTNDLCVALQRKEQDIVNAISLLKVQRMCCKR, translated from the coding sequence ATGAGGGGTGAAATCAATGGCCTCAAGACTTTGATTATGAATGATAATCCAAGAGCCTATTACATTCATTGTTTTGCTCATCAACTTCAACTAACTCTAGTTGCGGTTGCTAAAAAGAATGTTAATTGTACTTGGCTTGTTGACGTACTTGCAAACTTGTTAAATGTGGTGGGAGCTTCTTGTAAGAGAAGAGACCTTATTCGAAAACACCAAGCTCAAGTAGTGGCTCAAGctttggaagtgggggaaattgAAAGTGGATCGGGTTTGAATCAAGAACGTGGTTTGAGTAGGCTGGGAGATACACGTTGGGGATCTCATTACAAGTGTCTAATAAGTATCATCAACTTGTTTCCTTCAATTGTTAAAGTGCTTGAGGAGATTGGAGAAAATGGCTCTCCGGATGATAAGCTCAAAGCTCAAGTTGTTTTAGGATCTTTGGagtcctttgattttatttttatggctTATTTCATGTTGACTATTTTTGGCTACACTAATGATTTATGTGTTGCTTTACAAAGAAAGGAACAAGATATTGTGAATGCCATTAGCTTGTTAAAAGTACAACGaatgtgttgcaaaagatga